TCAGCACCCTCCCCACCGGCCGCCTCTTCAACGTCGCCGCCGCCCTCCGGCGCGAGGTCCAGCGCGAGACCGCGCTGCCCGGCTTCACCCTGCCGATCTCCGAAATCCCCGCCGAAGAACTCCAAACTGAAGTGCAGGACTGGAAACCCTGAAAAATTCACTTCATCACAATTTTATCACAATTTGTGACAAAAAATGTGTTCATCACAAAAACATCACAATGCCCAGGCCGCGCCAGCCTCAACCCCTGGCGCGGCTTTATACTTTTTCAAAGATGCTCCGCTCCACCATTCGCCGCCACGTCCGCCGCATCATCCGCGCCATCCGCCGAACCGCCGCCAGCACCGCGCAATCCAGCATCACCAAATTGGTGACCTTGCGCGAACGCGCCGAATCCGCCTTGAATCTTTTGCGTGCCAAACCTTTGCCCCAGGACTTTAACACCCTGTTCCTCGATCACCTCAAGCTCCGTCTCTTGGAATTCATCCTCCAACCGTTTCCCTCGCCCGCCATGCTTCTGAAATACTTCGAGTTGTGGGCCAAGTACCTGGCCAAGGCTGCCAATCCGGGTGCCGCACCAAGCTCATTGCCCGTGTTTCCCGATCCCAACGCCGGGATCAAACCGGAGACCCTCGCCTACATCGAACAACAACTCAAACTCATGTGATCAATGTTCCATGTCTTTTTCGATTTGCTCCAGGGTTTTGCCTTTCGTCTCCGGCAACTTGAAGAAGATGAAAATGAAGCCCAGCACGCAGATGACGGCGTATAGCCAGAAGGTGCCAGCCGGTCCAAGGTTTTTATTCAAGTACGGGAAGGAATAGGTGAGGATGAAACAGGCGATCCACAACGACATGACCGCCACGGACATCGCCGCGCCGCGAATGCGGTTGGGGAAAATCTCGGAGATGATCACCCAGGTGACCGGGGCAAGCGACATCGCGTAGCAGCCGATGGCCGCCAGCACCAGCACCAGCATGGGCCAGCCTTTTACGCCGCAGGTGTAGCAGCCACCCATCGCAAAGTAGATGACGGCCAGTCCCGCCGCGCCCATGAGCATCAATGGCCGCCGGCCGCGCCGATCCACCGTGCCCAGCGCGACAAAGGTGAACACCAGGTTGACCGATCCGGTCCACGCAATATTCTTCAGCACATCCGAAATGTCATAGCCCGCCGCCTTGAAGATTTCCTCGGCATAGTTGAAGATGACGTTGATGCCGCACCATTGTTGAAACACGGCCAGCACAATGCCCAGCACCATGACGCGGGCGATGCGCGGCTCGAACAATTCCCCGAAGTTCACCTTTTGCACTTCGTTGACAAGCGTGCTTTCAATTTCGGTCAGCGCCTGATTGGCATACGCCGCGCCGCCGATCCGGGTCAGGGTGACCCGCGCCTCGGCCGACTTGCCGTTCTTGGCCAGCCAGCGCGGGCTTTCTGGCACAAAGGCCATGCCGAGAAGGAATAACAGCGACGGGCCCGCGGTCAGCCCAAACATCCAGCGCCAACCGACCTGCCCGTACCAGGAATTACGAATATACTCATCGGTGGAGCCGGGCGGGAGATTGCGCACCAGCGCCCAATTGATGTATTGCGCCAGCAGAATGCCCACCACAATGGTCAACTGGTTGATGGCGACCAGCCGGCCGCGCATTTGGGCCGGGGCCACTTCCGCGATGTACATGGGCGAAAGGTTGGAGGCCAGGCCGATGGCCACCCCGCCCAGAATACGCCAGACCACGAAGATCAGGAAGGTGGGCGCCAACGCATTGCCCAACGAGGTGATGGCGAACAGGAACGCGGAAAAGATCAGCAGGCGTTTGCGGCCGAATTTGTCGCTGAGCATCCCGGTCATCAGCGCGCCCACCAGGCAGCCCAACAGGGCGCAACTGTTGGCCCAGCCTTTCAGTTGCTCGCTATCGAGATGGAAATACCGTTCGAAAAACGGCTTCGCGCCGCCGATAACCACCCAATCCCAGCCAAACAGCAGGCCGCCAAGCGCGGCGACAACCGAGATGGTCCAGATGTACCCCAAGTTATACTCCGCCTTGAGATTCGAGCCTTCCGTATTCGTTGCGGTGATCATTGAGGCTTCATTAAACAGATTCAATCGTTGGTGTCCAGCCGTTAAAAAATCAGAACCAGTTGGTAGAATTTGGCCAGGAGGTGGCCAAGACAGTGGTTGGGTGGAAAACCGCCGTGGCAGGCTAACCATTCTTTGTTGAAATTTCTCATTTGTGAACAATTGAAGGTTAGTCTATTTTGTCCCCATGGAAACAACAAATGTGAAGCCACTGGCTGTCGTGGTGCCAGCGAGTGCTTCCAAGCAGGCAGAAAATGTGGTGGAAGTTGCTACGCGCCGCTCGCATGGCAAGCGCAAGCGGCTGCGTTCTGCCATGGCTGCCACCGAGTCAGCGCCAGCGGCGCTGTCGGGCAAGACGCTGTCGGTGCAGGCGGCGTCCAATCCCGCCCAATTTGCCGAAGAAGATCGCAACCTGGCGCAGTTGTTGACCCAGTCCAAAATTTACCAGGATTATGAGCGCGCGTTCACTGAAACCACTGGGCTGCCAGTGAGTTTCCGCCCGGTGGAGAGCTGGCAGTTACCGTTGCATGGCAAGCGCAATGAGAACCCCCTGTGTTCTTTGGTGGCGGAAAAGAGCCGTTCGTGCGCGGTCTGCCTGCAAATCCAACAGAAACTGTCCGAGGAAGCCGCCAAGGATGCCCATACGATGATCTGCCCGATTGGGTTGACGGACACGGCGGTGCCGGTGCGTTTAGGGGAGCGTTTGATTGGTTTTCTGCAAACCGGCCAGGTGTTCCGCAAGCTGCCCAACGAGGCACAGTTTGACCGCACCGCCCGGTTGATCGCGGAATGGGGGCTGCACATAGACCGGGAAGAACTGCGCGCAATCTATTTCAACACCAAGCTGATTTCTCCAAAACACTACGATTCCGTGGTGAAGCTGCTTTCCATTTTTGCGCAACACCTCTCGATGGTCAGCAACCAGATTGTGGTGCAACAAACCAACTCCGAACCGCCGGTCATCACCAAGGCCAAGCAATTCATCCAGGAACATCAAGGGGAGGAACTCTCCTTGGCCATGGTTGCCCGCGCGGTCAACACCAGCAGTTTTTACTTCTGCAAGATGTTCAAGAAGATCACCGGGTTGAATTTTACCGATTATGTTTCGCGCGTGCGCATCGAGAAGGCCAAGAATCTGCTCTTGAACCCCAACCTGCGCATCAGTGAAATTGCCTTTGAAGTGGGCTTCCAATCACTTACCCACTTCAATCGTGTGTTCAAAAAGATTACCGGCCAGTCGCCTTCAGAATATCGCGCCCTGCTGCCGAGCGCATAGATGCCAGCACCCAAAGCGACGGTAATCCAGCGATGACCTACTGCCAAGTTGGCAGGAGAGAAAACATCATTGGCCGCAAAAAGGCTCAAAAATCGCCAAAAAGGGATGCTGGTTAAATCACGGATGATCCGTAATCAGTCTCTTCCCATACGTTTTCATACAGTCACCACGTGCTGCGCAAAATTTGCGCAGGAGAGTATGATTTGAGCAAAATTTGCGCAAGCACCCCTGCAAAAGCATTCCAAAAATATTGGCGAACCGATGCAAAATATTCCAAGGTGGCGTCACATGAAGGGTGG
The window above is part of the Verrucomicrobiota bacterium genome. Proteins encoded here:
- a CDS encoding helix-turn-helix domain-containing protein, which translates into the protein METTNVKPLAVVVPASASKQAENVVEVATRRSHGKRKRLRSAMAATESAPAALSGKTLSVQAASNPAQFAEEDRNLAQLLTQSKIYQDYERAFTETTGLPVSFRPVESWQLPLHGKRNENPLCSLVAEKSRSCAVCLQIQQKLSEEAAKDAHTMICPIGLTDTAVPVRLGERLIGFLQTGQVFRKLPNEAQFDRTARLIAEWGLHIDREELRAIYFNTKLISPKHYDSVVKLLSIFAQHLSMVSNQIVVQQTNSEPPVITKAKQFIQEHQGEELSLAMVARAVNTSSFYFCKMFKKITGLNFTDYVSRVRIEKAKNLLLNPNLRISEIAFEVGFQSLTHFNRVFKKITGQSPSEYRALLPSA
- a CDS encoding sugar porter family MFS transporter is translated as MVSLPRRFSTQPLSWPPPGQILPTGSDFLTAGHQRLNLFNEASMITATNTEGSNLKAEYNLGYIWTISVVAALGGLLFGWDWVVIGGAKPFFERYFHLDSEQLKGWANSCALLGCLVGALMTGMLSDKFGRKRLLIFSAFLFAITSLGNALAPTFLIFVVWRILGGVAIGLASNLSPMYIAEVAPAQMRGRLVAINQLTIVVGILLAQYINWALVRNLPPGSTDEYIRNSWYGQVGWRWMFGLTAGPSLLFLLGMAFVPESPRWLAKNGKSAEARVTLTRIGGAAYANQALTEIESTLVNEVQKVNFGELFEPRIARVMVLGIVLAVFQQWCGINVIFNYAEEIFKAAGYDISDVLKNIAWTGSVNLVFTFVALGTVDRRGRRPLMLMGAAGLAVIYFAMGGCYTCGVKGWPMLVLVLAAIGCYAMSLAPVTWVIISEIFPNRIRGAAMSVAVMSLWIACFILTYSFPYLNKNLGPAGTFWLYAVICVLGFIFIFFKLPETKGKTLEQIEKDMEH